A part of Amphiprion ocellaris isolate individual 3 ecotype Okinawa chromosome 16, ASM2253959v1, whole genome shotgun sequence genomic DNA contains:
- the LOC129350868 gene encoding uncharacterized protein LOC129350868, with protein PPPPPPLPPLAPPSPPPPSPPPPSPPPSPSPPPSPPPSPPPSSPPPSPPPAPPRSSPPSPPISPSPPPSPPPSPPPSPPQSPPPSSPLPSPPPSPPPSSPPSPPISPSPSPSPPSPPPSPAPSLSPPPSPPPSSPNSPPPSLPPSSPPSPSPPPPSPLPSPPPSPPPSSDPSPPPSPPPPSPLPSPSPPPRSPPSPPPSSPPSPPPSLPPSSPPSPSPSPPPSLPPPPSSPPSPPISPSPPPPPSPPSPPPSPPSSLSPPPSPPPSPLPSSPPSPPPSLPPSSPPFPSPPPSPPSPPPSSDPSPPPSPSPCSSSSFLPLPTPPPPPPPSPPPSSPPSPPPPPPPSPLPSSPPSPPPSLPPSSPPFPSP; from the exons cctcctcctcctcctcctcttccacctcttgctcctccttccc ctcctcctccttctcctcctcctccttctcctcctccttctccttctcctcctccttctcctcctccatctcctccgccatcttctcctcctccttctcctcctcctgctcctccgcgatcttctcctccttctcctcctatttctccttctcctcctccttctcctcctccatctcctcctccttctcctcctcaatCTCCTCCGccatcttctcctcttccttctcctcctccatctcctccgccatcttctcctccttctcctcctatttctccttctccttctccttctcctccatctcctcctccttctcctgctccttctctttctcctcctccctctcctcctccatcttctcctaattctcctcctccatctcttccgccatcttctcctccttctccttctcctcctcctccctctcctctgccatctcctcctccttctcctcctccatcttctgatccttctcctcctccttctcctcctcc tccttctcctcttccttctccttctcctcctcctcgctctcctccatctcctccgccatcttctcctccttctcctcctccgtctcttccaccatcttctcctccttctccttctccatctcctcctccttctcttcctcctccgccatcttctcctccttctcctcctatttctccttctcctcctcctcctccttctcctccatctcctcctccttctcctccttcttctctttctcctcctccctctcctcctccatctcctctgccatcttctcctccttctcctcctccatctcttccgccatcttctcctccttttccttctcctcctccatctcctccttctcctcctccatcttctgacccttctcctcctccttctccttctccatgctcctcctcctcttttcttcctctccctactcctcctcctc cgcctcctccatctcctccgccatcttctcctccttctcctcctcctc ctcctcctccatctcctctgccatcttctcctccttctcctcctccatctcttccgccatcttctcctccttttccttctcct